In the Caballeronia sp. LZ062 genome, one interval contains:
- a CDS encoding disulfide bond formation protein B: MHEDDRALRRERRLLTLLGFVCLALVGGALYLQFFRGEDPCPLCIIQRYFFVLIAVFAFLGAGFNGWRGVGLLEALVALSALGGLATAARHVYIQANPGFSCGFDALQPVVDSLPPARWMPQVFKVAGLCETAYPPIFGLSLPQWSLVAFAVIFVLVAFSIRSRRKARAAAL, translated from the coding sequence ATGCACGAGGACGACCGCGCGCTGCGCCGCGAACGGCGGCTCTTGACGCTGCTGGGCTTCGTCTGCCTCGCGCTCGTCGGCGGAGCGCTGTATCTGCAATTCTTCCGCGGTGAAGACCCGTGTCCGCTGTGCATCATCCAGCGTTATTTTTTCGTGCTGATCGCCGTGTTCGCGTTTCTCGGCGCAGGCTTCAACGGCTGGCGCGGCGTCGGGCTGCTGGAGGCGCTCGTCGCGCTTTCGGCGCTGGGCGGCCTGGCCACGGCCGCGCGGCACGTCTACATTCAGGCGAACCCCGGATTCAGCTGCGGCTTCGATGCGTTGCAGCCGGTCGTCGACAGCCTGCCGCCCGCGCGCTGGATGCCGCAAGTCTTCAAGGTGGCGGGGCTTTGTGAGACAGCTTATCCGCCGATTTTCGGGCTTTCGCTGCCGCAGTGGTCGCTCGTCGCGTTTGCGGTGATTTTCGTGCTCGTCGCCTTCAGCATTCGGTCGCGGCGCAAGGCGCGCGCGGCGGCGCTGTGA
- the xdhA gene encoding xanthine dehydrogenase small subunit, which translates to MTTHTIRFLHRGAVREIAGAPATRTVLQHLRANDCTGTKEGCAEGDCGACTVVVGELDSAGELALKAVNACIQLLPTLDSRALFTVEDLRGADGALHPVQQALVDCHGSQCGFCTPGFVMSLWALYHAHPRDAGPPSRDEIAAAISGNLCRCTGYRPIIDAAERMFDYPPPAFDRDAIRDTLAGLRRTQTFEYRAPDARGEAFGTPAFHAPVSRAEFARLRAANPDARLLAGSTDIGLWITKQFRDLGDILFIGNVEELKRIEHDAQTLTIGAAASLEDAYAALTADYPELAELWTRFASRPIRNAGTLGGNIANGSPIGDSMPALIALNAELVLQRGDATRTMPLDAFYLAYQKTALQAGEFVAAIRVPRPAADLRFRTYKVAKRYDQDISAVCAAFAIRLDDTHRVTSARIAFGGMAATPRRAAQAEAALTGAHWTDDTARVAMSALDADYQPLTDMRASSAYRAKVARNLLRRFHLETRADAPLALATVNAFAYAAHASVSEEQP; encoded by the coding sequence ATGACAACGCACACCATCCGCTTCCTGCACCGCGGCGCCGTCCGCGAAATCGCCGGCGCGCCCGCCACGCGCACCGTGCTTCAACATCTGCGCGCGAACGACTGCACCGGCACCAAAGAAGGCTGCGCCGAAGGCGACTGCGGCGCCTGCACGGTCGTCGTCGGCGAACTCGATTCAGCCGGCGAACTCGCGCTAAAGGCCGTCAACGCGTGCATCCAGCTGCTGCCGACGCTCGATTCGCGCGCGCTCTTCACCGTCGAAGACCTGCGCGGCGCGGACGGCGCGCTGCACCCGGTGCAACAGGCGCTCGTCGATTGTCACGGCTCGCAATGCGGCTTCTGCACGCCGGGCTTCGTCATGTCGCTGTGGGCGCTGTATCACGCCCATCCGCGCGATGCCGGTCCGCCCTCGCGCGATGAAATCGCCGCCGCCATTTCCGGGAACCTGTGCCGCTGCACCGGCTACCGGCCGATCATCGATGCCGCCGAGCGCATGTTCGACTACCCGCCGCCGGCTTTCGACCGCGATGCGATCCGCGACACGCTCGCCGGCTTGCGCCGCACGCAGACATTCGAGTACCGCGCGCCGGACGCACGCGGCGAAGCCTTCGGCACGCCCGCCTTCCACGCGCCCGTCAGCCGCGCCGAATTCGCCCGCCTTCGCGCAGCGAATCCGGACGCGCGGCTACTTGCCGGCAGCACGGACATCGGCCTGTGGATCACCAAGCAGTTTCGCGATCTCGGCGACATTCTCTTTATCGGCAATGTCGAGGAACTGAAGCGCATCGAGCACGACGCGCAGACGCTGACGATCGGCGCGGCCGCATCGCTCGAAGACGCGTACGCCGCGCTCACCGCCGATTATCCCGAACTCGCCGAACTCTGGACGCGTTTCGCGTCGCGGCCCATCCGGAACGCGGGCACGCTCGGCGGCAACATCGCGAACGGCTCGCCAATCGGGGATTCGATGCCCGCGCTTATCGCGCTGAACGCGGAACTCGTGCTGCAAAGAGGCGACGCGACGCGCACCATGCCGCTCGACGCGTTCTACCTCGCGTATCAGAAAACCGCGTTGCAGGCGGGCGAATTCGTCGCGGCGATCCGCGTGCCGCGCCCTGCCGCAGACTTGCGGTTCCGGACCTACAAAGTGGCCAAGCGCTACGATCAGGACATCTCCGCCGTCTGCGCGGCCTTCGCAATCCGCCTTGACGACACGCATCGTGTGACGAGCGCGCGCATCGCGTTCGGCGGCATGGCGGCGACGCCCAGGCGCGCGGCCCAAGCCGAAGCGGCGCTAACCGGCGCGCATTGGACCGACGACACCGCGCGCGTCGCGATGAGCGCGCTCGACGCCGACTATCAGCCGCTCACCGACATGCGCGCATCGAGCGCGTATCGGGCGAAGGTGGCGCGCAACCTGCTGCGGCGCTTTCATCTGGAAACGCGCGCCGACGCGCCGCTCGCGCTCGCCACAGTCAACGCGTTCGCCTACGCCGCCCATGCGTCGGTCTCCGAGGAGCAGCCATGA
- the xdhB gene encoding xanthine dehydrogenase molybdopterin binding subunit, which translates to MNKASEPIALDAAARPADVDAAGAALPHESAALHVSGEAVYTDDIRELRGTLHAALGLSRYAHARIVSMNLDAVRAAPGVVAVLTAADIRGENNCGPVIHDDPILAADEVQYLGQPVFAVIAKTHDLARRAAALAKSDDVVRYEPLETVLTPREAKARKQFVLPPLHLKRGDPDARIAGAKHRIAGEFEVGGQEQFYLEGQVAYAVPKESDGMLVYSSTQHPSEMQQVVAHMLDWPTHAVVCECRRMGGGFGGKESQSALFACVAALAAHVLKRPVKLRADRDDDFMITGKRHDAVYEYEAGFDEDGRIVGARVEIALRAGYSADLSGAVATRAVCHFDNAYFLSDVDIRAFCCKTNTQSNTAFRGFGGPQGALVMEVMLDEIAHRLKRDPLDVRRANYYRIGERNVTPYGQTVADNVLTPLTDDLIASSDYHARREAIAAFNATNDVLKRGIAFTPVKFGISFNVPFLNQAGALVHVYKDGSVLVNHGGTEMGQGLNTKVAQVVASVLGIGLARVRVTATDTSKVANTSATAASTGSDLNGKAAEAAALTIRERLAELAARQLGGAAADVRFHGGVVEANGGQMPFDQLVAAAYLARVQLWSDGFYATPKVHWDAKTLTGHPFYYFAYGAAVSEVVVDTLTGEWKLLRADVLHDAGRSINPAIDLGQVEGGFIQGMGWLTTEELWWNRDGRLMTHAPSTYKIPAVNDTPAAFNVALFRGAGNENAEPTIFRSKAVGEPPLLLAFSVLLAIRAAIAGTAPDAPEAPKLRAPATPEAILDALASLAAEAQSAAPVN; encoded by the coding sequence ATGAACAAGGCCAGCGAACCTATCGCGCTCGACGCCGCGGCCCGCCCCGCTGACGTCGACGCAGCCGGCGCCGCGCTGCCGCACGAATCGGCGGCGCTGCATGTGAGCGGCGAGGCTGTCTACACCGACGACATTCGCGAATTGCGCGGCACGCTGCACGCGGCGCTCGGGTTGTCGCGATACGCGCACGCGCGCATCGTCTCGATGAATCTCGATGCCGTGCGTGCCGCGCCCGGCGTGGTCGCCGTGCTGACCGCCGCCGATATTCGCGGCGAGAACAACTGCGGCCCCGTTATCCACGACGATCCGATCCTCGCCGCCGACGAAGTGCAGTACCTCGGGCAGCCGGTGTTCGCGGTCATCGCGAAAACGCACGATCTGGCGCGCCGCGCCGCCGCGCTCGCCAAAAGCGACGACGTCGTGCGCTACGAGCCGCTCGAAACCGTGCTCACGCCGCGCGAAGCCAAGGCGCGCAAGCAGTTCGTGCTTCCGCCGCTGCATCTGAAACGCGGCGATCCCGACGCGCGCATCGCGGGCGCGAAGCATCGCATTGCCGGGGAATTCGAGGTCGGCGGGCAGGAGCAGTTTTATCTGGAAGGCCAGGTGGCGTACGCCGTCCCGAAAGAATCGGACGGCATGCTCGTCTACAGCTCGACGCAGCACCCGAGCGAAATGCAGCAGGTCGTCGCGCACATGCTCGACTGGCCGACGCACGCGGTCGTCTGCGAATGCCGGCGCATGGGCGGCGGGTTCGGCGGCAAGGAATCGCAATCGGCGCTCTTCGCGTGCGTCGCGGCGCTCGCGGCGCACGTGCTGAAACGTCCCGTGAAGCTGCGCGCCGATCGCGACGACGACTTCATGATCACCGGCAAGCGCCACGACGCCGTCTACGAATACGAAGCGGGTTTCGACGAAGACGGGCGCATCGTCGGGGCGCGCGTCGAGATCGCGCTGAGGGCCGGCTATTCGGCGGACTTGTCGGGCGCGGTGGCGACGCGCGCCGTCTGCCACTTCGACAACGCGTATTTCTTGAGCGATGTCGATATCCGCGCGTTCTGCTGCAAGACGAACACACAGTCGAACACGGCGTTTCGCGGCTTCGGCGGGCCGCAAGGCGCGCTCGTGATGGAAGTGATGCTCGATGAAATCGCGCATCGGCTGAAGCGCGATCCGCTCGACGTGCGGCGCGCGAACTACTACCGCATCGGCGAGCGCAACGTCACGCCGTACGGTCAGACCGTCGCGGACAACGTGCTCACGCCGCTCACCGACGACCTGATCGCCTCCAGCGACTACCACGCGCGCCGCGAAGCGATCGCCGCGTTCAACGCGACGAACGACGTGCTCAAGCGCGGCATCGCGTTCACGCCGGTCAAGTTCGGCATCTCCTTCAACGTGCCGTTTCTGAATCAGGCCGGCGCGCTCGTGCATGTCTACAAGGACGGCTCGGTGCTCGTCAATCACGGCGGCACCGAAATGGGCCAGGGGCTCAACACGAAAGTCGCGCAAGTGGTGGCGAGCGTGCTCGGCATCGGACTCGCGCGCGTGCGCGTGACGGCCACCGATACGTCGAAGGTCGCGAATACGTCGGCGACGGCGGCATCGACCGGAAGCGATCTGAACGGCAAGGCGGCGGAAGCGGCGGCGCTGACCATCCGCGAGCGCCTCGCGGAACTGGCCGCGAGGCAACTCGGCGGCGCGGCGGCGGACGTGCGCTTTCACGGCGGCGTGGTCGAGGCGAACGGCGGGCAGATGCCCTTCGATCAACTGGTCGCGGCGGCGTATCTGGCGCGCGTGCAGTTGTGGTCCGACGGCTTCTACGCAACACCCAAGGTCCATTGGGACGCGAAGACGCTGACCGGCCATCCGTTCTACTACTTCGCGTACGGCGCGGCGGTATCGGAGGTCGTCGTCGATACGCTCACCGGCGAATGGAAGCTGCTGCGCGCCGACGTGCTGCACGACGCGGGGCGCTCGATCAACCCGGCCATCGACCTGGGACAAGTGGAAGGCGGCTTCATTCAGGGCATGGGCTGGCTCACGACAGAAGAGCTGTGGTGGAACCGCGACGGGCGCCTGATGACGCACGCGCCTTCCACCTACAAGATTCCCGCCGTCAACGACACGCCCGCCGCGTTCAACGTCGCGCTCTTTCGCGGCGCGGGCAACGAGAACGCCGAGCCGACCATCTTCCGCTCGAAGGCGGTCGGCGAGCCGCCGCTCCTGCTGGCGTTTTCGGTGCTGCTCGCCATTCGTGCGGCCATCGCGGGCACGGCGCCCGACGCGCCCGAAGCGCCCAAGCTGCGCGCGCCCGCCACGCCCGAAGCGATTCTCGATGCGCTCGCTTCTCTCGCCGCCGAGGCTCAGTCCGCCGCCCCGGTAAACTAG
- the xdhC gene encoding xanthine dehydrogenase accessory protein XdhC: protein MQVWLNDLQHLLAHGDAVVLVTVARVEGSAPREPGTKMIVTREDARYTIGGGHLEWKAIETARQVLKDGMRSPRMRRLERFALGPSLGQCCGGAVVLAFERLDVSDLNWVTSLAKRTAAGLSTVRSVSFAPMPDAVMLSDPEPGADTTDCLLWDGAGFDESGALLTETIAPRDFQVVLFGAGHVGAALVRVLATLPCHVRWVDERDAAFPAPQFVPDNVTIEPNDAPDEAVDNAPPGTYFIVMTHNHAVDLVLAERILARGDFAFFGMIGSHTKRRQFEHRLAARGIDPARIAKMVCPIGIDGIVDKAPEVIAVAAAAQLLQAVEARAELSTSSQQTA from the coding sequence ATGCAAGTTTGGCTGAACGACCTGCAACACCTGCTCGCGCACGGCGACGCCGTCGTGCTCGTGACGGTCGCGCGTGTCGAAGGCTCCGCGCCGCGCGAGCCGGGCACGAAGATGATCGTCACGCGCGAGGACGCCCGCTACACCATCGGCGGCGGCCATCTCGAATGGAAGGCGATCGAAACCGCCCGGCAAGTGCTGAAGGACGGCATGCGCAGCCCGCGCATGAGGCGGCTCGAGCGTTTCGCGCTCGGCCCGAGCCTCGGCCAGTGCTGCGGCGGCGCGGTCGTGCTCGCGTTCGAGCGGCTCGACGTATCGGACCTCAACTGGGTGACTTCGCTCGCCAAACGCACGGCAGCCGGGCTTTCGACGGTGCGCAGCGTCTCCTTCGCGCCGATGCCCGACGCCGTGATGCTGTCCGATCCCGAGCCGGGCGCCGACACCACCGACTGCCTGTTGTGGGACGGCGCGGGCTTCGACGAGAGCGGCGCGCTGCTCACCGAAACCATCGCGCCGCGCGACTTTCAGGTCGTGCTGTTCGGCGCGGGTCACGTGGGCGCGGCGCTCGTGCGCGTGCTCGCCACGCTGCCCTGTCACGTACGATGGGTCGATGAGCGCGACGCCGCGTTCCCGGCCCCGCAGTTCGTGCCGGACAACGTGACGATCGAGCCGAACGACGCGCCCGACGAGGCCGTCGACAACGCGCCGCCGGGCACGTACTTCATCGTGATGACGCACAACCATGCGGTGGATCTCGTCCTGGCCGAACGCATTCTCGCGCGCGGCGACTTCGCGTTCTTCGGCATGATCGGCTCGCACACGAAGCGCCGGCAGTTCGAGCACCGGCTCGCCGCGCGCGGCATCGACCCGGCGCGCATCGCGAAGATGGTGTGTCCGATCGGCATCGACGGCATCGTCGATAAAGCGCCCGAAGTCATTGCCGTCGCGGCAGCCGCCCAGCTGCTGCAGGCCGTGGAAGCGCGTGCCGAGCTTTCCACGTCGTCGCAACAGACCGCTTGA
- a CDS encoding adenosine deaminase, giving the protein MNPTLADKIARAPKAELHIHIEGSLEPELIFALAERNGVKLAYDSIDALRAAYAFTDLQSFLDIYYAGASVLLHEADFYDMTMAYVERALADHVTHAEIFFDPQTHTERGVAIETVVAGIERALAEGEKRGLTSKLILCFLRHLSEEDALATYESALPLFDQYAHRLIGVGLDSSERGHPPSKFERVFAKARERGLKLVAHAGEEGPPAYVYEALDVLKVDRVDHGVRSIEDAALVARLADARIALTVCPLSNIKLCVFDDMTKHTLKDLLDQGVAVMINSDDPAYFGGYVNANYFAIVDALKLSDKEVYTLLKNSLEASFVTDDERATMVARLDAYWKQ; this is encoded by the coding sequence ATGAATCCCACACTCGCCGACAAGATCGCGCGCGCGCCGAAGGCGGAGCTGCACATTCACATAGAAGGCTCACTCGAGCCGGAACTGATCTTCGCGCTTGCCGAACGCAACGGCGTGAAGCTCGCATATGACTCCATCGACGCGCTGCGCGCCGCGTACGCGTTCACCGACCTGCAGTCGTTCCTCGACATTTACTACGCGGGCGCGAGCGTCTTGCTGCATGAAGCCGATTTCTACGACATGACGATGGCCTACGTCGAGCGCGCGCTCGCCGACCACGTCACGCACGCGGAAATCTTCTTCGATCCGCAAACGCATACGGAGCGCGGCGTCGCCATCGAAACGGTCGTCGCGGGCATCGAGCGCGCGCTTGCCGAAGGCGAGAAGCGCGGCCTCACGTCGAAACTGATTCTCTGCTTCCTGCGTCATCTCTCCGAGGAAGACGCGCTCGCCACGTACGAAAGCGCGCTGCCGCTCTTCGACCAGTACGCGCACCGGCTGATCGGCGTCGGGCTGGATTCGTCGGAACGCGGGCATCCGCCGTCGAAATTCGAGCGCGTCTTCGCCAAGGCGCGTGAGCGCGGGCTGAAGCTCGTCGCCCATGCGGGCGAGGAAGGCCCGCCCGCGTATGTCTACGAGGCGCTGGATGTGCTCAAGGTGGATCGCGTCGATCACGGTGTGCGCAGCATCGAGGACGCCGCGCTCGTCGCACGTCTCGCGGATGCGCGCATCGCGCTGACCGTGTGCCCGCTCTCGAACATCAAGCTCTGCGTGTTCGACGACATGACCAAGCACACGCTGAAAGACCTGCTGGATCAGGGCGTCGCGGTGATGATCAATTCCGACGATCCCGCGTATTTCGGCGGCTACGTCAACGCGAACTACTTCGCTATCGTCGATGCGCTGAAGCTGTCGGACAAGGAGGTCTACACGCTGTTGAAGAACAGCCTGGAAGCCTCGTTCGTCACCGACGACGAACGCGCCACAATGGTCGCGCGCCTCGATGCGTACTGGAAGCAGTAA
- a CDS encoding NCS2 family permease, with the protein MDTTATTQRDTTALERFFGIRAAGSRTKTEIVAGITTFLTAMYIIVVNPGILSQAGVPFPAALTATVIVSFLGSCAMGLYARNPVLVAPGMGMNALFAFVMVHGGKMPWQTALGCVFWAGVIFAVLAVFNARKLVVDAIPANLRHAVSCGIGLFISLIGLVNAKFVVGDPVTIVHSASLNPVVITFLIGLAVTTILVARKVTGALMLGIVFTTIIAIPIGRVWGDGTAYWPAAIATKTLVNWNGLFSAPDFSGIWQLDLTGALKVVYWPFIFVMLFTSFFDALSTFMAISEAGKLFDANGNPRNIRQSMMVDAFSALVSAPLGTSPANAYIESAAGISAGGRTGLVAVVAGLCFLPFLFLSPLLSLVPAIATAPALVLVGVFMMEAITQIEWHRFDEAIPAFLAMILIPLTYSITDGVAYGFLAFVVLKSATGRFKEIKPAMWIIAAFSLVLLSQL; encoded by the coding sequence ATGGATACCACAGCAACAACCCAACGCGACACCACCGCCCTCGAACGATTCTTCGGCATTCGCGCGGCGGGCTCGCGCACGAAGACCGAAATCGTCGCGGGCATCACCACGTTCCTCACGGCGATGTACATCATCGTCGTCAATCCCGGCATTCTTTCGCAGGCCGGCGTGCCGTTTCCGGCGGCGCTCACGGCAACCGTCATCGTCAGCTTTCTCGGCAGCTGCGCGATGGGCCTCTACGCGCGCAATCCCGTGCTGGTCGCGCCCGGCATGGGCATGAACGCGCTCTTCGCCTTCGTGATGGTCCACGGCGGCAAGATGCCGTGGCAGACGGCGCTCGGCTGCGTGTTCTGGGCCGGCGTGATCTTCGCGGTGCTCGCGGTGTTCAACGCGCGCAAGCTCGTCGTGGATGCGATTCCCGCGAACCTGCGCCATGCGGTGTCGTGCGGCATCGGCTTGTTTATTAGCCTGATCGGGCTCGTGAACGCGAAGTTCGTCGTCGGCGATCCGGTGACCATCGTGCACTCGGCATCGCTCAATCCGGTCGTCATCACGTTCCTGATCGGCCTTGCCGTCACGACGATCCTGGTCGCGCGCAAGGTGACCGGCGCGCTGATGCTCGGCATCGTGTTCACGACGATCATCGCCATTCCGATCGGCCGCGTCTGGGGCGACGGCACCGCGTACTGGCCCGCCGCCATCGCCACGAAAACGCTGGTGAACTGGAACGGCCTGTTCTCCGCGCCGGACTTCTCGGGCATCTGGCAACTGGACCTCACGGGCGCGCTGAAAGTGGTTTACTGGCCGTTCATCTTCGTGATGCTCTTCACGTCGTTCTTCGACGCGCTTTCCACTTTCATGGCGATCTCGGAGGCCGGCAAGCTCTTCGACGCGAACGGCAACCCGCGCAACATTCGCCAGTCGATGATGGTGGACGCGTTCTCCGCGCTGGTTTCCGCGCCGCTCGGCACGAGTCCCGCGAACGCCTATATCGAATCGGCAGCGGGCATTTCGGCGGGCGGGCGCACCGGGCTCGTCGCCGTCGTCGCGGGCCTGTGCTTCCTGCCGTTCCTGTTTCTCTCGCCGCTCCTCTCGCTCGTTCCGGCAATCGCGACCGCGCCCGCGCTCGTGCTCGTCGGCGTGTTCATGATGGAAGCGATCACGCAGATCGAATGGCATCGCTTCGATGAAGCCATTCCCGCGTTCCTCGCGATGATCCTGATCCCGCTGACCTACTCGATCACCGACGGCGTCGCGTACGGCTTTCTCGCGTTCGTCGTGCTCAAGTCGGCGACGGGGCGCTTCAAGGAGATCAAGCCGGCGATGTGGATCATCGCGGCCTTCTCGCTCGTATTGCTTTCGCAGCTGTAG
- the guaD gene encoding guanine deaminase: MTQTAYRAQLLTFREDPALAADGAVYEADGLLIVEDGKVVAAGAYASLRDTLGADAIVHTMRDKLIVPGFIDSHIHFPQTDMIASPAPGLLPWLDTYTFPTERGFENPAVARETASFFLDELLACGTTTALVYCTVHKQSADAFFTESEARNLRMVAGKVLMDRNCPEFLRDTAQSGYDDSAELIARWHGRGRQHYALTPRFAPTSTEAQLEACGALAQQHHDVFIQTHVAENTDEIKWVESLFPGHRSYLDVYDHYGLLRRRAVYGHCIHLDDTDRQRMAETGAVASHCPTSNLFLGSGLFDFEKAGASKMPVALATDVGGGTSFSMLQTMNEAHKVARLTGHHLSATRMFWLATTGAAQVLELDDKIGTLAPGSEADFVVLDPAATPLLARRTARVESLEELLFAFALLGDDRAVFETYAAGKRVHERERRNPAALELAA, encoded by the coding sequence ATGACTCAGACCGCCTACCGCGCCCAGTTGCTCACCTTCCGCGAAGACCCCGCGCTTGCCGCCGACGGCGCGGTGTACGAGGCCGACGGCCTTCTGATCGTCGAGGACGGCAAAGTGGTCGCGGCGGGCGCGTATGCGTCGCTGCGCGACACGCTCGGCGCGGACGCGATCGTTCACACCATGCGCGACAAGCTGATCGTGCCGGGCTTCATCGACTCGCATATTCACTTTCCGCAGACGGACATGATCGCGTCGCCCGCGCCGGGTCTTCTGCCGTGGCTCGACACGTACACGTTTCCGACCGAGCGCGGCTTCGAGAACCCGGCCGTCGCGCGCGAGACGGCGAGCTTTTTCCTCGATGAACTGCTCGCGTGCGGCACGACCACGGCGCTCGTCTACTGCACCGTGCACAAGCAATCCGCCGATGCGTTCTTTACCGAGAGCGAGGCGCGCAATCTGCGCATGGTGGCGGGCAAGGTGCTGATGGACCGCAACTGCCCCGAATTCCTGCGCGACACGGCGCAATCGGGATATGACGACAGCGCCGAGCTCATCGCGCGCTGGCATGGCCGCGGGCGTCAGCATTACGCGCTGACGCCGCGCTTCGCGCCGACATCGACCGAAGCGCAGTTGGAAGCGTGCGGCGCGCTCGCGCAGCAGCATCACGACGTGTTCATTCAGACGCACGTCGCGGAGAACACCGACGAGATCAAGTGGGTCGAGAGCCTTTTTCCGGGGCATCGCAGCTATCTCGACGTCTACGATCACTACGGCCTCCTGCGGCGGCGCGCGGTGTATGGCCACTGCATCCATCTCGACGATACCGACCGGCAGCGCATGGCCGAAACGGGCGCGGTGGCGTCGCATTGTCCGACGTCGAACCTGTTTCTCGGCAGCGGTTTGTTCGATTTCGAGAAAGCTGGCGCGTCGAAGATGCCCGTGGCGCTCGCGACGGACGTCGGCGGCGGCACGTCGTTTTCCATGCTCCAGACGATGAACGAAGCGCACAAGGTTGCGCGTCTGACGGGGCATCACTTAAGCGCGACACGCATGTTCTGGCTCGCGACGACGGGCGCGGCGCAAGTGCTCGAACTCGACGACAAGATCGGCACGCTCGCGCCCGGCAGCGAAGCGGATTTCGTCGTGCTCGACCCGGCCGCGACGCCGCTGCTCGCGCGGCGCACGGCGCGTGTGGAGTCGCTTGAAGAACTGCTGTTCGCGTTTGCGCTGCTCGGCGACGACCGCGCCGTGTTCGAAACCTACGCGGCAGGCAAGCGTGTGCACGAGCGCGAGCGGCGCAACCCGGCGGCGCTGGAACTGGCGGCCTGA
- a CDS encoding 2-aminoethylphosphonate aminotransferase — translation MLLLNPGPVTLTERVRNSLLQTDMCHREPEFFDLQDEARARLVAAYALDPAKWTAVLMTGSGTAAVESMIAGLVPEGGRLLVVENGVYGDRIAQIATQYGIEHEVLKYEWMQAPNTDAIVKLIDEKAFSHVAIIHHETTTGRLNPLYALSRACAERGVGLLVDGVSSFGAEAIDFDGGGIVAVAATANKCLHGVPGAAFVIVRRDALAKAASRTYYLGIARLAKLQDARNTPFTPSVHAYYALVEALREFEDEGGWRKRHARYAALAEQVRAGFAALGIESALPADESSVVLRAYRLPAGISYETLHDALKAKGFVIYAGQGGLSKTLFRISTMGALDASDMDRLVASVAELLR, via the coding sequence ATGCTGCTGCTCAATCCCGGTCCCGTCACGCTCACCGAACGCGTGCGCAACAGCCTGTTGCAGACAGACATGTGCCATCGCGAGCCGGAGTTCTTCGACTTGCAGGACGAAGCGAGAGCGCGGCTCGTCGCCGCCTACGCGCTCGATCCCGCGAAGTGGACAGCGGTGCTGATGACCGGCTCCGGCACGGCTGCCGTCGAAAGCATGATCGCGGGCCTCGTGCCGGAAGGCGGGCGGCTGCTCGTCGTGGAAAACGGCGTGTATGGCGACCGCATCGCGCAGATCGCGACGCAATACGGCATCGAGCATGAAGTGCTGAAGTACGAATGGATGCAGGCGCCGAACACCGACGCGATCGTCAAATTGATCGACGAGAAAGCGTTCTCGCACGTCGCGATCATCCATCACGAGACGACGACCGGCCGCCTGAATCCGCTGTACGCGCTCTCGCGGGCGTGCGCCGAACGCGGCGTCGGCTTGCTGGTCGATGGCGTGAGCAGCTTCGGCGCGGAAGCAATCGACTTCGACGGCGGCGGCATCGTCGCAGTCGCGGCGACCGCCAACAAGTGCCTGCACGGCGTGCCGGGCGCGGCATTCGTGATCGTGCGGCGCGACGCGCTGGCGAAGGCCGCGAGCCGCACGTACTACCTCGGCATCGCGCGGCTTGCCAAGCTGCAGGACGCGCGCAACACGCCGTTCACGCCGTCCGTGCATGCGTACTACGCGCTCGTCGAGGCGTTGCGCGAATTCGAGGACGAAGGCGGCTGGCGTAAGCGTCACGCGCGTTATGCGGCGCTCGCGGAGCAAGTGCGCGCGGGCTTTGCGGCGCTCGGCATCGAAAGCGCATTGCCGGCGGACGAATCGTCGGTCGTGTTGCGCGCGTATCGGCTGCCGGCGGGCATCAGCTACGAAACGCTGCACGATGCGTTGAAGGCCAAGGGCTTCGTGATCTACGCGGGGCAGGGCGGCTTGTCCAAGACGCTCTTCCGCATCTCGACGATGGGCGCGCTCGACGCCAGCGACATGGACCGCCTCGTTGCGTCCGTCGCGGAACTGCTGCGTTAA